Proteins encoded together in one Scyliorhinus canicula chromosome 21, sScyCan1.1, whole genome shotgun sequence window:
- the LOC119955802 gene encoding ragulator complex protein LAMTOR3-like produces the protein MADDLARYLHKQLPSVEGLHAIVISDRDGVPVIKEHALRPGFFSTFALATDQGSKLGLSTNKSIICYYNTYQVEQFNRLPLVVSFRANISANTGLIVSLEKELAPLFEELRQAVEVS, from the exons atggCCGATGACTTGGCGAGATACCTTCACAAACAGTTGCCAAGTGTCGAGGGCCTTCACGCCATTGTAATTTCTGACAGAGATGGAGTGCCTGTAATTAAag AACATGCTCTGAGACCTGGATTCTTCTCTACCTTTGCACTAGCAACAGATCAAGGAAGCAAGCTGGGACTTTCAACGAACAAAAGCATCATTTGCTATTACAATACGTACCAGGTTGAGCAGTTTAACCGGTTGCCTTTGGTTGTGAGCTTCAGAGCTAACATCAGCGCCAACACAGGGTTGATTGTCAGTTTGGAGAAAGAGCTCGCCCCATTGTTTGAAGAATTGCGTCAGGCTGTGGAAGTATCATGA